A genomic segment from Nodularia sphaerocarpa UHCC 0038 encodes:
- a CDS encoding LCP family protein yields the protein MTSQRTSAKENQLAKALKSKRKNSHNPKSKRWLWFWLGMSGIAMVSATAGALLAVSLTSTPLQQAQLSPQEEAVFDGDRISGNGLRFSELTRPVNLLVMGMSVLPSDILNAPPELQNLGYEPQVNSFDGLADVMILIKFDPATKKIAMLSIPRDTRTEVFGYGVKKLNAANVDGGPALTAKSVSNLLGDVAIDRYIRINVLGVGKLIDALGGVTVHVPKDLKYQDDSQRLYINLKAGEKHLNGDEALQLLRFRHDELGDIGRVQRQQMVIRALMDQTLNPATVAQLPKVLNVVKDNIDTNLTIEELLALAGFGVRTNRSNMHMFMLPGRFSQQDEYVASYWLPNRTGISRMMSQHFGVELTRELREVNVRSMRVYIQDSTGSDRSELMPLIRTLEKSGYRKIQVYQPWSEPLQVSNIIAQQGDSESAELIRNALGFGEVRVESTGIIDSDVTIQLGKDWLQQKHLFEATY from the coding sequence GTGACCAGTCAAAGAACTTCGGCGAAAGAAAACCAGTTAGCGAAAGCTCTCAAATCGAAAAGGAAAAATTCCCACAACCCTAAGTCTAAACGTTGGCTGTGGTTCTGGCTGGGTATGAGTGGGATTGCAATGGTGTCAGCAACAGCAGGGGCGCTGTTAGCGGTTTCTTTGACAAGTACGCCATTGCAGCAAGCACAGCTAAGTCCCCAGGAGGAGGCGGTTTTTGATGGCGATCGCATTTCTGGGAATGGGTTACGATTCTCAGAATTAACTCGCCCTGTTAATCTCTTAGTCATGGGGATGAGCGTACTGCCATCGGATATTCTCAATGCTCCCCCAGAATTGCAGAATCTCGGCTATGAACCCCAGGTAAACTCTTTTGATGGGCTGGCTGATGTCATGATCTTGATCAAATTTGATCCAGCCACAAAAAAAATAGCCATGCTGTCAATTCCCAGAGACACTCGTACAGAAGTCTTTGGGTATGGAGTCAAAAAACTGAATGCTGCTAATGTTGATGGGGGGCCTGCTTTAACAGCCAAAAGTGTGAGTAATCTCCTGGGTGATGTCGCAATTGATCGCTATATCCGCATTAATGTTCTGGGTGTTGGTAAACTGATTGATGCCTTGGGTGGGGTGACAGTACACGTTCCCAAAGATTTGAAATATCAAGATGACTCCCAACGCCTATATATCAATTTAAAAGCAGGTGAAAAGCATCTCAACGGCGACGAGGCTCTGCAACTATTACGCTTTCGCCATGACGAACTCGGAGATATTGGTCGGGTTCAACGTCAACAAATGGTGATCCGGGCGTTGATGGATCAGACTCTTAACCCGGCTACAGTCGCCCAATTACCTAAAGTCCTCAACGTAGTTAAAGACAATATTGATACTAACTTAACAATTGAAGAATTATTAGCTCTCGCAGGTTTTGGCGTGCGAACGAACCGCTCCAATATGCATATGTTCATGTTACCAGGTCGTTTTAGCCAACAGGATGAATATGTTGCTAGCTATTGGCTACCAAACAGAACTGGTATTTCTCGAATGATGTCTCAACACTTTGGTGTGGAATTAACTCGTGAACTCAGAGAGGTTAATGTCCGCTCTATGCGAGTATACATTCAAGATAGTACAGGTAGCGATCGCTCGGAACTGATGCCTTTGATCAGAACTTTAGAAAAATCCGGTTATCGCAAAATCCAGGTATATCAACCTTGGAGTGAACCTCTACAAGTATCTAATATCATCGCCCAGCAAGGAGACAGCGAAAGTGCAGAGTTAATTCGCAATGCTTTGGGATTTGGGGAAGTGCGAGTGGAAAGCACAGGTATTATTGATTCTGATGTGACTATCCAACTCGGTAAAGATTGGTTACAACAAAAACATCTCTTTGAAGCCACTTATTAA